The following proteins are encoded in a genomic region of Poecilia reticulata strain Guanapo linkage group LG11, Guppy_female_1.0+MT, whole genome shotgun sequence:
- the irx1b gene encoding iroquois-class homeodomain protein IRX-1b: MSFPQLGFPQFLSASHEVYGSERPASAARDGGTEGAVSSSATAAAVGSMLGMYGSPWAAPNYSAFLPYSGAADLALISQMGSQYELKDGPGSHPAASLPVHPAQGFYPYGQYPYGDPSRAKTATRETTSTLKAWLQEHQKNPYPTKGEKIMLAIITRMTLTQVSTWFANARRRLKKENKVTWGRSAEDRDGRIFSSDNEDEHGKTGSDDEEEEEEIDLETVDIERPEEQRAGEPGSGKGQGEAGLSVREQASTESGRTLSAEAGDKLAAERSPSIPECQRAPQSKPKIWSLAETATAPDSGSHKTTPPAAFAQQAALASAGHPALLPGHGIYTCQIGKLHNWANAALINANSILNMRSLLGGAPPGHLPLHGAVPAPAAAAAGAGTSDSEDDSDVESSGSFSPKRDDEDSERRPDSLKSPFQLITDRPHHGTTPQRVLTTTL; encoded by the exons ATGTCTTTTCCTCAGCTGGGGTTCCCCCAGTTCCTCAGTGCCTCACATGAGGTGTACGGGAGCGAGCGGCCGGCCTCGGCCGCCCGGGACGGAGGCACGGAGGGCGCAGTGAGCTCCTCCGCTACGGCCGCGGCTGTCGGCTCTATGCTGGGGATGTACGGAAGCCCGTGGGCGGCTCCAAACTACAGTGCCTTTCTGCCGTACAGCGGAGCGGCGGACCTCGCCCTCATATCCCAGATG GGCTCCCAGTACGAGCTGAAGGACGGCCCGGGCTCCCACCCAGCGGCCTCGCTGCCCGTCCACCCCGCTCAGGGCTTCTACCCGTACGGCCAGTACCCGTACGGGGACCCGTCCCGGGCCAAGACGGCCACCAGGGAGACCACCAGCACCCTGAAGGCCTGGCTGCAGGAGCACCAGAAGAACCCGTACCCCACCAAGGGGGAGAAGATCATGCTGGCCATCATCACCAGGATGACGCTCACACAG GTCTCCACGTGGTTCGCGAACGCTCGCAGGCGTCTGAAAAAGGAGAACAAGGTGACCTGGGGCCGCAGCGCCGAGGACCGGGACGGCCGCATCTTCAGCAGCGACAACGAGGACGAGCACGGCAAGACCGGCAGCGACgacgaggaggaagaagaggagatcGATTTGGAAACTGTCGACATCGAGAGGCCGGAGGAGCAGCGAGCTGGGGAGCCCGGCTCCGGGAAGGGACAGGGGGAAGCGGGCCTCTCCGTCAGGGAGCAGGCCTCCACGGAGAGCGGGAGGACGCTGTCGGCGGAGGCCGGGGACAAGCTCGCGGCGGAGCGTTCGCCGAGCATACCGGAGTGCCAGAGAGCGCCGCAGAGCAAACCGAAAATCTGGTCTTTGGCGGAGACCGCCACGGCCCCCGACAGCGGCTCGCACAAAACTACTCCCCCCGCGGCCTTCGCGCAACAGGCGGCTTTGGCTTCCGCCGGCCACCCGGCCTTGCTGCCGGGTCACGGAATATACACTTGCCAGATCGGCAAGCTGCACAACTGGGCCAACGCGGCTCTGATTAACGCCAACTCTATTCTGAACATGCGGTCGCTGCTGGGCGGCGCGCCGCCCGGACACCTGCCGCTACATGGAGCGGTGCCGGCGCCCGCCGCCGCGGCGGCCGGTGCGGGGACGTCGGACTCGGAGGATGACAGCGACGTGGAGTCATCGGGAAGCTTCAGTCCAAAAAGAGATG atgaGGACAGCGAGCGCCGACCTGATTCCCTGAAGTCTCCCTTTCAGCTCATCACTGACAG ACCTCACCACGGAACGACGCCACAGCGAGTTCTGACGACGACGTTATGA